From one Micromonospora siamensis genomic stretch:
- a CDS encoding COG1361 family protein, with translation MSEPNMRRLDDAFTAFRNGGPLVAPPGVEAARAVHRRRRTTRMVVAGLAAVVLVATPVLAQKRGSDPVPPPPATLSPSSSPTPTPSSSPSPSPTAGTPSASATASPSATASPSATTAPDGRISKAILGSSTLRLSAWRSGFTECPSGQVRFTGGRAQRAGVPDMSAEIRQTAYADVDDDGAEETVASVVCTGPEMSQTKVVVFDRDGAGSVVTMGQVVDDGGDIVRIDAFGVRGGDIRAEVLDYVEGEGVPVGVAQRQWRTYSWTGSGFSQTGGPTSFPPNPHVTDLSLSGGDVTLEPVDAERSAGDLALVVRNKGPVHADRLELDVTLVDPFTVAAVPSFCTASSYQSYRSYTCVLPALAAGAERTVSLPVTAPSSASPIQYTASVEWKPPNDFRYPEPDGARDDNAITHRLSAK, from the coding sequence GCCGCCTCGACGACGCCTTCACGGCCTTCCGTAACGGTGGACCACTGGTCGCGCCGCCGGGCGTGGAAGCGGCTCGGGCCGTCCACCGCCGCCGGCGTACCACCCGGATGGTGGTGGCGGGGCTGGCCGCCGTCGTGCTGGTCGCGACGCCGGTCCTGGCCCAGAAGCGGGGGTCCGATCCAGTGCCACCGCCACCGGCCACCCTGTCACCGTCCAGCTCACCGACTCCGACCCCGTCGTCGTCACCGTCGCCGTCCCCCACTGCCGGTACGCCGTCGGCGTCGGCGACCGCGAGCCCGTCGGCCACGGCGAGTCCCAGCGCCACCACCGCGCCGGACGGCCGGATCAGCAAGGCCATCCTGGGGAGCTCCACCCTGCGTCTGTCGGCCTGGCGCAGCGGCTTCACCGAGTGTCCTTCCGGTCAGGTGCGGTTCACCGGTGGGAGGGCGCAGCGGGCCGGCGTGCCCGACATGAGCGCGGAGATCCGCCAGACCGCCTATGCCGACGTGGACGACGACGGCGCCGAGGAGACCGTGGCGAGCGTCGTGTGCACCGGTCCCGAGATGAGCCAGACCAAGGTGGTGGTCTTCGACCGGGACGGGGCCGGTTCGGTCGTGACCATGGGTCAGGTGGTCGACGACGGCGGTGACATCGTCCGGATCGACGCCTTCGGTGTGCGGGGTGGGGACATCCGGGCCGAGGTACTCGACTACGTCGAGGGTGAAGGCGTACCGGTCGGAGTCGCCCAGCGGCAGTGGCGGACGTACTCCTGGACGGGGAGCGGCTTCTCCCAGACGGGCGGGCCAACCAGCTTCCCACCCAATCCACACGTCACCGACCTGTCGCTCAGCGGCGGCGACGTGACGCTCGAACCCGTCGACGCCGAGCGCTCGGCCGGTGACCTGGCGTTGGTCGTCCGGAACAAGGGGCCGGTACACGCCGACCGACTCGAGTTGGACGTGACGCTGGTCGATCCCTTCACGGTCGCCGCGGTGCCCTCGTTCTGCACCGCGTCGAGCTACCAGTCCTACCGGTCGTACACCTGCGTCCTGCCGGCGTTGGCGGCCGGTGCCGAACGGACGGTGAGCCTGCCGGTCACCGCGCCGTCGTCGGCCTCGCCGATCCAGTACACCGCCAGTGTGGAGTGGAAGCCGCCGAACGACTTCCGGTATCCGGAGCCGGACGGCGCCAGGGACGACAACGCGATCACGCACCGGCTCAGCGCGAAGTGA